One part of the Solanum dulcamara chromosome 3, daSolDulc1.2, whole genome shotgun sequence genome encodes these proteins:
- the LOC129882220 gene encoding ribonuclease MRP protein subunit POP4-like: MIAATAAQSAASVVQVGTKELTTKLLCTSTDSTGYLPPATSNRREGSTTMASETMAEQQKKRTMEALERRFAQAKAEIHHQQHKNKKITVTTTKTPDENNIELTSHGINSSLSPLKSIATSSAPSSKKGHISFSGHTSAQDVELNNPAYLQISHSVDDNLLKITTEISGKSMTANDILHDLLQHGDSAQKYMQGSKNVKVDNWILLDNVVRKSSIATGARSRALQRQSKRSKRHMSIKQHKKFGSFDLPQESHNYDIFKPMHDKWKDYVKKLLKNIGKNQLAQCLLNADLHGALILVVQCKIAGLIGVRGIMIRETVETFGIITEENKFQVVPKKLSVFMLQVDCWKVTLLGDKLTSRNMTT; encoded by the exons ATGATAGCTGCAACAGCAGCACAGTCGGCTGCAAGTGTGGTTCAAGTGGGGACAAAGGAATTGACTACTAAG CTTTTGTGCACCTCGACTGATTCCACGGGATACCTGCCACCTGCCACCAGCAACAG GAGAGAGGGGAGCACAACAATGGCGAGCGAAACAATGGCTGAACAACAAAAGAAACGAACAATGGAGGCATTAGAACGAAGATTCGCTCAAGCAAAAGCTGAAATTCATCATCAACAGCACAAGAATAAGAAAATCACTGTTACTACAACAAAAACTCCAGATGAAAACAACATTGAACTCACTTCCCATGGTATCAATTCTTCGCTTTCGCCTCTCAAATCAATAGCAACTTCCTCAGCTCCATCATCCAAAAAAG GCCATATATCTTTTTCTGGCCATACATCTGCTCAAG ATGTTGAACTGAATAATCCAGCATACCTTCAGATATCCCATTCAGTAGACGATAATCTTCTGAAAATTACCACTGAG ATTTCTGGTAAAAGCATGACTGCTAACGATATTTTGCACGATCTTCTCCAACATGGTGATTCAGCGCAGAAATATATGCAGGGGTCAAAAAATGTGAAAGTTGATAATTGGATTCTTCTTGATAATGTTGTGCGAAAAAGCAGCATTGCTACTGGAGCTCGTAGTCGGGCTTTGCAGAGACAGTCAAAGAGATCTAAAAGACATATGTCCATAAAGCAACATAAGAAGTTTGGATCATTTGATTTGCCTCAAGAGTCTCATAA TTATGACATCTTCAAGCCAATGCATGATAAGTGGAAAGACTACGTGAAAAAACTCCTAAAGAATATTGG GAAAAATCAGTTAGCACAATGTCTTCTTAATGCAGACTTACATGGTGCACTAATTCTAG TTGTTCAGTGCAAAATAGCAGGCTTAATTGGTGTACGTGGTATCATGATTCGTGAGACTGTAGAAACATTTGGAATAATCACAGAAGAGAACAAATTCCAAG TTGTACCAAAAAAGCTCTCTGTATTTATGCTACAAGTGGATTGCTGGAAAGTTACATTACTTGGAGACAAACTCACTTCGAGAAACATGACTACATGA
- the LOC129882221 gene encoding ribonuclease MRP protein subunit POP4-like → MASETMAEQQKKRTMEAIERRFAQAKAEIHHQQHKNKKITVTTTKTPTENKIELTSHGINSPLSPLKSIATSSAPSSKKGHISFSGHTSAQDVELNNPAYLQISHSADDNLLKITTEISGKNMTANDILHDLLQHGDSAQKYMQGSKNVKVDNWILLDNVVQKSSIATGARSQALQRQSKRSKRHMSIKQHKKFGSFDFPQESHNYDIFKPMHDKWKDYVTKLLKNIGKNLLAQSLLNGDLHGALILVVQCKIAGLIGVRGIMIRETVETFGIITEENKFQVVPKKLSVFMLQVDCWKVTLLGDKLTSRNMTT, encoded by the exons ATGGCGAGCGAAACAATGGCTGAACAACAAAAGAAACGAACAATGGAGGCAATAGAACGAAGATTCGCTCAAGCGAAAGCTGAAATTCATCATCAACAGCACAAGAATAAGAAAATCACTGTTACCACAACAAAAACTCCAACTGAAAACAAAATTGAACTCACTTCCCATGGTATCAATTCTCCGCTTTCGCCTCTCAAATCAATAGCAACTTCCTCAGCTCCATCATCCAAAAAAG GCCATATATCTTTTTCTGGCCATACATCTGCTCAAG ATGTTGAACTGAATAATCCAGCATACCTTCAGATATCCCATTCAGCAGACGATAATCTTCTGAAAATTACCACTGAG ATTTCTGGTAAAAACATGACTGCTAACGATATTTTGCACGATCTTCTCCAACATGGTGATTCAGCACAGAAATATATGCAGGGGTCAAAAAATGTGAAAGTTGATAATTGGATTCTTCTTGATAATGTTGTGCAAAAAAGCAGCATTGCTACTGGAGCTCGTAGTCAGGCTTTGCAGAGACAGTCAAAGAGATCTAAAAGACATATGTCCATAAAGCAACATAAGAAGTTTGGATCATTTGATTTTCCTCAAGAGTCTCATAA TTATGACATCTTCAAGCCAATGCATGATAAGTGGAAAGACTACGTGACAAAACTCCTAAAGAATATTGG GAAAAATCTTTTAGCACAATCTCTTCTTAATGGAGACTTACATGGTGCACTAATTCTAG TTGTTCAGTGCAAAATAGCAGGCTTAATTGGTGTACGTGGTATCATGATTCGTGAGACTGTAGAAACATTTGGAATAATCACAGAAGAGAACAAATTCCAAG TTGTACCAAAAAAGCTCTCTGTATTTATGCTACAAGTGGATTGCTGGAAAGTTACATTGCTTGGAGACAAACTCACTTCGAGAAACATGACTACATGA